Proteins encoded by one window of Agrobacterium vitis:
- a CDS encoding sugar ABC transporter ATP-binding protein, which translates to MTAILDMKGIEKRFGVVKALDNVDFSLDAGEIHALLGINGAGKSTLIKILSGVYSKDAGTIVIAGETVELGSPAAAIACGIASVQQHPELVDDFTGVENIFLGQESTKAGLGRRIDRKVLKTEAALLLKRFPIEVDLDQRVGEMPAVDREIVAILHALRREDIRILILDEPTSTLTEREKTSLFQLMRHLKAAGIAIIYITHRLEEVFEIGDRFTVFRAGKRVATFTCREARDSNISIPELMLDEKPGNIFPPKAASAAGEALLEVAGLERPGLFSGVSFTLRRGEILGIFGLVGSGADELSKALFGVIRPDTGTIRIKGKPVTLKDPHDALRKGIFLVPGDRRTEGLTLSRNVIFNMTLAHLKKASFLGGLLKFSSSRKISEQLARRVALHPMTLDRPASAFSGGNQQKIVIAKGLYRDADIYIFVEPTVGVDIGARATLYALMRELSQHAGVLVISSDCDEVHGVADRMIALYKGRPVAVADQRPSRDQLLSAGIMGARS; encoded by the coding sequence ATGACAGCCATTCTCGACATGAAGGGAATCGAAAAACGGTTCGGCGTCGTCAAGGCGCTGGACAACGTCGATTTCTCGCTGGACGCAGGCGAAATCCACGCGCTGCTGGGCATCAATGGCGCGGGCAAATCGACCTTGATCAAGATCCTTTCCGGCGTCTATTCCAAGGATGCTGGTACAATCGTCATCGCCGGGGAAACGGTGGAACTCGGCAGCCCGGCAGCGGCAATTGCCTGCGGCATCGCGTCTGTGCAGCAACATCCGGAACTGGTCGATGACTTCACCGGCGTGGAAAACATTTTTCTTGGCCAGGAATCGACCAAGGCCGGTCTTGGCCGCCGCATAGATCGCAAAGTTCTGAAGACCGAAGCGGCCTTGCTGCTGAAACGCTTTCCGATCGAAGTCGATCTCGACCAGCGCGTCGGTGAAATGCCTGCCGTCGACCGAGAAATAGTCGCCATTCTGCATGCGCTCAGACGTGAGGATATCCGCATCCTCATTCTCGATGAGCCGACCTCGACGCTGACCGAGCGCGAAAAGACATCCCTGTTCCAATTGATGCGGCACCTGAAAGCGGCGGGCATCGCCATTATCTACATCACCCACCGGCTGGAAGAGGTTTTCGAGATAGGCGACCGCTTCACCGTGTTCCGGGCAGGAAAGCGCGTTGCCACCTTCACCTGCCGTGAGGCGCGCGACAGCAACATATCCATTCCCGAACTGATGCTGGATGAAAAGCCGGGCAATATCTTTCCTCCCAAGGCCGCCAGCGCCGCAGGGGAAGCACTTCTGGAAGTAGCGGGTCTTGAAAGACCGGGTCTGTTTTCCGGCGTGAGCTTCACCCTGCGGCGCGGCGAAATCCTCGGTATTTTCGGCCTCGTTGGCTCCGGCGCCGATGAATTATCAAAGGCGCTGTTCGGCGTTATCCGCCCCGACACCGGCACGATCCGCATCAAGGGCAAGCCGGTGACGTTGAAAGACCCGCATGACGCGCTGCGTAAGGGCATTTTCCTGGTTCCCGGCGACCGTCGCACCGAAGGCCTTACCCTGTCGCGCAATGTGATTTTCAACATGACATTGGCGCATCTGAAGAAAGCCTCGTTTTTGGGCGGGTTGTTGAAATTTTCCTCCAGCCGTAAAATTTCCGAGCAGTTGGCCCGCCGTGTTGCCCTTCACCCGATGACACTGGACCGCCCGGCCAGTGCCTTTTCCGGCGGGAACCAACAGAAGATCGTTATCGCCAAGGGGCTCTACCGCGATGCTGACATTTATATCTTCGTTGAACCAACGGTCGGCGTCGATATAGGCGCACGCGCCACGCTCTATGCGCTGATGCGGGAACTGTCGCAGCATGCGGGCGTGCTGGTGATTTCGTCCGATTGCGACGAGGTGCATGGCGTCGCCGACCGGATGATCGCCCTTTACAAAGGCCGCCCTGTTGCCGTCGCCGACCAGCGCCCCAGCCGCGACCAACTTCTGTCTGCCGGAATCATGGGAGCACGATCATGA
- a CDS encoding sugar ABC transporter substrate-binding protein, producing MTDFEETKDRSRFMGDLKLSRRGVLSAGAALTVAAALSKPRLAGAEDLKFCASLGWTVWESGRHIVNGYKDAVSRLGGTLTIADANYDIKKQADQIASFVASKPAAIFITPADAAAISPAVQAAVASGIPIFCGDSYVPNTTVTSTAMSNNFGLGAAGAEYIAKRLNGKGQVALVSLPSNESWDQRTLGAKSVFVRFPDIKVVSEIAFALGGTTTPRQVVDNILTANPELNAIWCAWDGAASEGTLAIRAAGRKVFITGIDGGRQSFEYIKAGSPFAMTMAQSFYEMAYMNAFYAHEVVAGRKAPRFVITPSYAVTEDSLKPLKDIPDNYDQPGEAIKLGWARAL from the coding sequence ATGACTGACTTTGAGGAAACCAAGGATCGCAGCCGGTTCATGGGCGACCTGAAACTGAGCCGCCGTGGCGTATTGAGTGCAGGCGCAGCCCTCACCGTGGCAGCGGCCCTCAGCAAGCCGCGCCTGGCGGGTGCCGAGGATCTGAAATTCTGTGCGTCGCTTGGCTGGACCGTCTGGGAATCGGGTCGCCATATCGTCAATGGCTATAAGGATGCCGTTTCGCGTCTGGGCGGAACATTGACCATCGCCGATGCCAATTACGACATCAAGAAGCAAGCCGATCAAATCGCCTCCTTCGTTGCGTCCAAGCCAGCGGCGATCTTTATCACGCCCGCCGATGCCGCCGCGATTTCGCCCGCTGTGCAGGCAGCCGTAGCCTCCGGCATCCCGATTTTCTGTGGTGACAGCTATGTGCCAAACACCACGGTAACCTCCACCGCCATGTCGAATAATTTCGGCCTCGGGGCAGCCGGAGCGGAATATATTGCCAAACGGCTGAACGGCAAGGGACAGGTCGCCCTCGTTAGCCTGCCCTCCAACGAGTCCTGGGACCAGCGCACCTTGGGCGCAAAGTCGGTCTTCGTCCGCTTTCCCGATATCAAGGTCGTTTCAGAAATCGCCTTTGCCCTGGGCGGCACGACGACGCCCCGTCAGGTGGTGGACAACATCCTGACGGCCAACCCTGAATTAAACGCCATCTGGTGCGCCTGGGATGGTGCAGCCTCCGAAGGAACACTCGCCATTCGCGCCGCAGGCCGCAAGGTGTTCATCACCGGTATCGATGGTGGCCGCCAATCCTTTGAATATATCAAGGCCGGTTCGCCCTTTGCCATGACCATGGCCCAGAGCTTCTACGAAATGGCCTATATGAATGCCTTTTATGCCCATGAGGTCGTCGCAGGCCGCAAAGCACCGCGCTTCGTCATCACCCCGTCCTATGCGGTGACAGAGGACAGCCTGAAGCCCCTGAAGGACATTCCCGACAATTACGATCAACCGGGCGAAGCCATCAAACTGGGTTGGGCGCGCGCGCTTTAA
- a CDS encoding iron-containing alcohol dehydrogenase produces MATINYLTRIEFNEGAISTLPALLAELGVKKPLIATDKGLVSTGLVAKVLSLFDETPAVFDGTPANPTEEAVTQAYDLYKSAGCDGIVGLGGGSSLDLAKAVRLLTGHAAPLAQYTAVEGGASKIHGRICPMIAVPTTSGTGSEVGRAAVIITREGRKLGILSGHMLPSIALCDPELTYGLPPFLTAATGMDALSHCLETYMGPSVNPPADAIALDGLKRGFPAIRKAVANGSDRQARWDMMMTALEGAMAFQKGLGAVHALTHPLGAIRELNLHHGTLNAVLMPAVLRFNRSVIGAKWDVMADIMGGAPDEVTASLNHDIGMPSGLKAMGVTKAMMEKIAGEALKDHCHATNPRLASREDYLALLQESA; encoded by the coding sequence ATGGCGACAATCAATTATTTGACACGGATTGAATTCAACGAGGGCGCAATTTCAACATTGCCTGCGTTGCTGGCTGAACTCGGCGTGAAAAAGCCGCTGATCGCAACAGACAAAGGACTGGTTTCGACTGGTCTGGTTGCGAAAGTCCTCAGCCTGTTTGATGAAACACCCGCGGTGTTTGACGGCACTCCGGCCAATCCGACGGAAGAGGCCGTCACCCAGGCTTATGACCTCTATAAAAGCGCCGGATGCGACGGCATTGTCGGTCTCGGCGGCGGTTCCTCGCTCGATCTGGCCAAGGCCGTCCGGCTTCTGACCGGTCATGCGGCACCCTTGGCGCAATATACTGCTGTGGAAGGCGGCGCCTCAAAAATCCACGGGCGCATCTGTCCGATGATTGCCGTGCCAACCACATCCGGCACCGGTTCGGAAGTGGGCCGCGCTGCTGTGATCATCACCAGGGAAGGCCGCAAGCTCGGTATATTGAGCGGCCACATGCTACCCTCCATTGCGCTCTGCGACCCGGAACTGACCTATGGCCTGCCGCCGTTTTTGACCGCCGCAACCGGCATGGATGCCCTCTCCCACTGCCTGGAAACCTATATGGGTCCATCCGTCAATCCGCCTGCCGATGCGATTGCGCTCGACGGTTTGAAGCGCGGCTTTCCTGCCATTCGAAAGGCGGTTGCCAATGGAAGCGACCGGCAGGCGCGCTGGGACATGATGATGACTGCGCTGGAAGGCGCCATGGCATTCCAGAAAGGTCTCGGCGCCGTGCATGCGCTGACCCATCCGCTTGGCGCGATCCGCGAGCTTAATCTGCACCATGGCACGTTGAATGCAGTGCTGATGCCCGCCGTCTTGCGCTTCAACCGCTCCGTCATCGGCGCGAAATGGGACGTGATGGCAGACATCATGGGTGGCGCGCCGGATGAGGTCACGGCATCGCTGAACCACGATATCGGCATGCCATCTGGCCTGAAAGCCATGGGTGTGACGAAAGCGATGATGGAAAAAATCGCCGGAGAAGCCCTGAAAGACCATTGCCACGCCACCAATCCCCGGCTCGCCAGCCGGGAGGATTACCTGGCGTTGCTCCAGGAATCGGCCTGA
- a CDS encoding ABC transporter permease has product MKNATDITMTTVQSAATPGRVDMQGFFLRYGLFLLLVLLIVLFAWLRPSFVSGGNINDMLRSASIAALMFLGLTWIIAAGEIDVSFMSVAALANMVVAALVASGQNWAVACLAGLLLGLVFGLVNGLLVAIFKLPALVITIATGGLAGSIAAAIGLGTSISLSSTGFIGSLLHVNLGIIPLLTVIVALLYATAWFIQERLTFGHYLYAMEQNRAAVIEAGVPVNRLLLMLYVLSGLVSALAGILLTADLSSGQPYIGSSYFIDGLTSVLLGGMALKYGKPNVIGTVTAVLLLATLLSGAALLGWTDAQRQIVRGLLLLCGVATVVWARRKTRAHI; this is encoded by the coding sequence ATGAAAAACGCAACGGATATCACCATGACGACTGTGCAAAGTGCCGCAACTCCGGGCCGGGTGGACATGCAGGGATTTTTCCTGCGCTACGGATTATTCCTGCTGCTGGTGCTGCTTATTGTTCTGTTTGCTTGGCTGCGCCCCAGCTTCGTCAGTGGTGGTAACATCAATGACATGCTGCGCTCAGCCAGCATCGCGGCACTGATGTTTCTGGGGCTGACCTGGATCATTGCGGCAGGTGAAATCGATGTCAGCTTCATGTCCGTTGCAGCGCTTGCCAATATGGTCGTGGCAGCCCTGGTTGCATCAGGCCAAAACTGGGCGGTGGCCTGCCTTGCGGGCTTGTTGCTCGGCCTCGTTTTTGGTCTGGTAAACGGACTGCTTGTGGCGATCTTCAAGCTTCCAGCCCTTGTCATCACCATCGCCACGGGCGGGCTGGCCGGATCGATTGCCGCTGCAATCGGCCTCGGCACATCGATTTCCCTCTCCTCCACCGGCTTTATCGGCTCTCTCCTGCACGTCAACCTCGGCATCATCCCGCTGCTGACGGTCATCGTCGCGCTTCTCTATGCCACCGCCTGGTTTATTCAGGAAAGGCTGACCTTTGGCCATTATCTCTATGCCATGGAGCAGAACCGCGCCGCCGTGATCGAAGCGGGCGTGCCAGTCAACCGATTGCTGCTGATGCTCTACGTGCTGTCTGGCCTTGTGTCGGCGCTGGCAGGGATCCTGCTGACAGCCGATCTCTCGTCAGGTCAACCCTATATCGGCAGTTCCTATTTCATCGACGGCCTGACCTCAGTTCTGCTGGGGGGCATGGCGCTGAAATACGGCAAGCCCAATGTCATAGGCACCGTCACCGCCGTTCTGCTCCTGGCCACACTTTTGAGCGGCGCCGCCCTGCTCGGCTGGACGGATGCGCAACGCCAGATCGTGCGCGGCCTGCTGCTGCTATGCGGCGTCGCCACGGTTGTCTGGGCAAGGCGCAAGACCCGCGCCCACATTTAA
- a CDS encoding UxaA family hydrolase gives MTVTSVSSPLLRLNLRDNVAVARLTLEPVALPELGGVQLSARITQGHKVAITALQPGQAIIKYGQIIGFATQPIAVGDHVHTHNMAMGDVELAHEFCVDAQEPVFAPQPATFMGYQRENGEAGTRNYIAIVSSVNCSATVAKAVAQHYAQPGRLDDFANVDGVIALTHAGGCAINTATEGYLYLTRTLAGYATHANVGGVVMIGLGCETNQIPALLAAHGLTESDRFHTLTIQGTGGTRKSIEAAIAAIDSMLPAVNALKRTPQPVSKLKLALECGGSDGYSGISANPALGYAADLLVRHGGTACLAETPEIYGAEHLLTRRAKSPDVAQKLLERIEWWRDYAARGRAELNNNPSHGNKAGGLTTILEKSLGAVAKGGTTRLNAVYEYAERINEPGFVFMDTPGYDPIAVTGQVAGGCNVICFTTGRGSVSGFKPAPSLKLATNTPMYERMQEDMDLNCGTIVTGDETVEAVGQRIFEAVVATASGERTVSEIYNYGDNEFVPWQVGAIM, from the coding sequence ATGACAGTGACTTCGGTTTCTTCGCCGCTGCTCAGGCTGAATTTGCGTGACAATGTGGCCGTTGCCCGGCTGACGCTGGAGCCGGTGGCGCTTCCAGAGCTTGGCGGCGTGCAGCTTTCGGCCCGGATCACCCAGGGACACAAGGTTGCCATCACGGCCCTTCAGCCGGGACAGGCCATTATCAAATATGGCCAGATCATCGGTTTTGCCACGCAGCCTATTGCGGTTGGTGATCATGTTCATACCCACAATATGGCGATGGGGGATGTGGAACTGGCCCACGAATTTTGCGTGGACGCGCAGGAGCCTGTTTTTGCGCCCCAGCCCGCGACGTTTATGGGCTATCAGCGGGAGAATGGTGAGGCTGGTACGCGCAATTACATCGCCATCGTCTCTTCGGTGAACTGTTCTGCCACCGTGGCCAAGGCCGTGGCGCAGCATTATGCCCAGCCGGGCAGGCTCGATGATTTCGCCAATGTCGATGGGGTTATTGCGCTGACCCATGCAGGCGGCTGCGCCATCAATACCGCGACCGAGGGTTATCTCTATCTCACCCGCACACTGGCCGGATACGCCACCCATGCCAATGTCGGCGGTGTGGTGATGATTGGCCTTGGCTGCGAAACCAACCAGATACCGGCTTTGCTTGCCGCTCATGGCCTCACCGAGAGCGACAGATTTCACACGCTGACCATTCAGGGAACCGGTGGCACGCGCAAATCCATCGAAGCAGCGATTGCAGCCATCGATTCAATGTTGCCCGCCGTCAATGCATTGAAGCGCACCCCGCAACCGGTGTCCAAGCTGAAACTAGCACTCGAATGCGGAGGATCGGATGGGTATTCCGGCATTTCCGCCAATCCGGCGCTTGGCTATGCTGCTGATCTGCTGGTCCGCCACGGTGGCACGGCATGTCTGGCTGAGACGCCGGAAATCTACGGTGCCGAACATTTGTTGACCCGGCGGGCCAAAAGCCCTGATGTGGCCCAAAAGCTGCTGGAGCGCATCGAATGGTGGCGCGATTATGCGGCGCGGGGCAGGGCCGAGCTGAACAACAATCCATCCCATGGCAATAAGGCCGGTGGGCTGACCACAATTCTGGAAAAATCGTTGGGTGCGGTGGCCAAAGGCGGCACGACCAGGCTCAACGCCGTCTATGAATATGCCGAGCGCATCAACGAACCCGGCTTCGTCTTCATGGATACGCCCGGCTATGACCCGATTGCCGTGACCGGCCAGGTGGCGGGCGGCTGCAATGTCATCTGTTTCACCACCGGGCGCGGTTCGGTGTCCGGTTTCAAACCGGCGCCATCGCTGAAGCTCGCCACCAACACGCCAATGTATGAGCGGATGCAGGAAGACATGGACCTCAATTGCGGCACCATCGTCACCGGCGATGAGACGGTGGAGGCGGTCGGGCAGCGGATTTTCGAGGCTGTGGTTGCCACCGCGTCGGGCGAGCGGACAGTGAGTGAGATCTACAATTACGGTGACAATGAATTTGTCCCCTGGCAGGTCGGGGCGATCATGTAA
- a CDS encoding GntR family transcriptional regulator — MPEIVEIAMRTDKMKTIPKAEQIYWLLRQAIVHLEMQPGAIISEKDLCAEFGVSRTPVREALQRLADEGLVDVFPHSGTYVSRISFTVAEEGFVIRRALEIESVRKAVANVTDRDVAQLKSIITQMQAILDSNQLEKYLDCDDAFHSAIATISGYPRIWKFITLAKVHLDRMRQLSAPVPGHLSVVTEQHDTIVRALATRNADQAELAMRIHLDSSFAVMAKMHEDQGALFDGKEGP; from the coding sequence ATGCCCGAAATTGTTGAGATAGCGATGCGCACGGATAAGATGAAGACAATTCCAAAGGCTGAACAGATATATTGGTTGTTGCGCCAAGCCATAGTCCATCTGGAGATGCAGCCTGGGGCAATCATCTCGGAAAAAGATCTATGTGCCGAATTCGGCGTGTCGCGCACCCCGGTTCGAGAGGCCTTGCAGCGGCTGGCGGATGAGGGGCTGGTGGATGTGTTTCCCCATTCCGGCACCTATGTCAGTCGTATTTCCTTCACTGTCGCGGAAGAGGGCTTTGTCATTCGCCGGGCGCTGGAAATCGAAAGCGTCAGAAAGGCCGTGGCCAATGTTACCGATCGCGACGTCGCGCAACTGAAGTCGATCATCACGCAGATGCAGGCCATTCTCGATAGCAATCAGCTGGAAAAATATCTGGATTGCGACGATGCCTTTCACAGCGCCATTGCCACGATCAGCGGCTATCCCCGTATCTGGAAGTTCATCACGCTTGCCAAGGTTCATCTCGACCGTATGCGCCAGCTCAGTGCGCCTGTGCCTGGGCATTTGTCTGTCGTGACCGAGCAGCACGATACGATTGTGCGGGCGCTGGCAACCCGAAACGCCGATCAGGCCGAACTGGCCATGCGCATCCACCTGGATTCCTCCTTCGCCGTCATGGCCAAAATGCATGAGGACCAGGGCGCGCTTTTCGATGGAAAGGAAGGACCATGA
- a CDS encoding ABC transporter permease, which yields MIASFKSSPLALRLSAFLILLCAIAVVFQSFAPAYLTENNLHALLRHMSVNGLTAIGLTFVIVVRHFDLSFPGVASLGAMTLGWLLANDYSLSASVLGGIGVGLMAGLINGTVISYLRLPDIVTTIATGGVAVGLSYFYSNGTSISENFFMSGILDLNDSKFLALDMPVVILLATAIVAFVILHCTRFGRAFYATGENRRSAVFSGIRVKTYILTAFGLCGALSCLGITLLVASSGAANVTAGNQLMMPAFAAVYLGAALFGSPSIPATLAGALLMSAMLNGFTLLAIPYYYSDAIVSTVLILAIGIFDPKLTTLFGDIFGRKAAGKNGR from the coding sequence ATGATTGCCTCGTTCAAATCCTCGCCGCTCGCCTTGCGGCTTTCCGCCTTCCTGATCCTGCTTTGCGCGATTGCGGTGGTCTTTCAGTCCTTCGCTCCCGCCTATCTGACCGAAAACAACCTGCACGCCCTGCTGCGCCATATGTCGGTCAACGGCTTGACGGCCATCGGACTGACCTTCGTCATTGTGGTTCGCCATTTCGACCTCTCCTTTCCAGGCGTTGCATCGTTGGGCGCAATGACACTCGGCTGGCTACTTGCCAATGACTACAGCCTGTCTGCGAGTGTGCTGGGCGGCATCGGCGTCGGGCTGATGGCCGGGCTGATCAACGGCACGGTCATTTCCTATCTACGGCTGCCCGATATCGTCACCACCATTGCCACCGGCGGCGTGGCTGTCGGATTGTCCTATTTCTACAGCAACGGCACATCGATTTCGGAAAACTTCTTCATGTCGGGCATCCTCGACCTGAACGATTCAAAATTCCTGGCGCTCGACATGCCCGTGGTCATCCTGCTGGCAACGGCCATCGTGGCTTTCGTTATCCTGCACTGTACCCGCTTTGGCAGGGCCTTTTATGCGACAGGCGAAAACCGGCGTTCGGCGGTGTTTTCCGGCATCAGGGTGAAGACCTATATCCTAACGGCCTTCGGCCTTTGCGGCGCGCTGAGCTGTCTTGGCATCACGCTGCTGGTTGCCTCATCGGGGGCAGCCAATGTGACGGCGGGCAACCAGTTGATGATGCCAGCCTTTGCCGCCGTTTACCTCGGGGCTGCCCTGTTTGGTTCCCCCTCCATTCCAGCGACGCTTGCCGGGGCGCTATTGATGTCGGCCATGCTGAACGGCTTCACCCTGCTTGCCATTCCCTATTATTACAGTGACGCCATTGTCAGCACCGTGCTGATCCTCGCCATTGGCATTTTCGATCCGAAGCTCACAACGCTGTTTGGCGACATTTTCGGCCGAAAAGCAGCGGGTAAAAACGGGAGATAA
- a CDS encoding SDR family NAD(P)-dependent oxidoreductase — protein sequence MSNTASDYRHMFDLTGRKAIVTGGSRGIGKGLAEALAAHGADVAIVVRSTLDRAEELAANLRTQGRDSFALQADVAQEADVEHMTQSVVDRFGRIDILINNAGIVLPAAAENCSLDQWRQTMAVNLDGVFLASKHVGRQMIAQKSGSIINIGSMSGRIVNWPFRHAAYNVSKAGVHMLTKALATEWAEHNIRVNAIAPGYIRTELTDDVLREHPDVVRDHWAKGAVQNRIGSVEELAGSVVYLASDASSFTTGEIITIDGGLTLR from the coding sequence ATGTCAAACACAGCATCCGATTACCGCCATATGTTTGATCTGACCGGACGCAAGGCCATTGTTACCGGCGGGTCGCGAGGCATTGGCAAGGGGCTGGCCGAGGCGCTGGCCGCCCATGGCGCCGATGTCGCCATTGTCGTGCGCTCGACGCTGGATCGTGCCGAGGAACTGGCCGCCAACCTGAGAACGCAAGGGCGTGATAGCTTCGCTCTGCAAGCCGATGTCGCGCAAGAGGCGGATGTCGAGCACATGACGCAGTCTGTGGTCGATCGGTTCGGGCGTATCGATATTCTCATCAATAATGCTGGTATTGTTCTGCCAGCCGCAGCGGAAAATTGCAGCCTGGATCAATGGCGCCAGACCATGGCCGTCAATCTGGACGGCGTTTTCCTTGCCTCCAAACATGTTGGACGGCAAATGATCGCGCAGAAAAGCGGATCGATTATCAATATTGGTTCGATGTCGGGCCGGATCGTCAACTGGCCGTTCCGTCATGCCGCCTACAATGTTTCCAAGGCTGGCGTTCATATGTTGACCAAGGCGTTGGCAACGGAATGGGCCGAACACAATATCCGCGTCAATGCGATTGCGCCGGGCTATATTCGCACGGAACTGACCGATGATGTGCTGCGGGAACATCCCGATGTCGTCAGGGATCATTGGGCAAAAGGTGCCGTGCAAAACAGAATCGGTTCCGTCGAGGAACTGGCTGGTTCGGTGGTTTATCTGGCCAGCGACGCCAGTTCCTTCACCACAGGCGAAATCATCACCATTGATGGCGGCTTGACGCTGCGTTGA
- a CDS encoding GMC family oxidoreductase, producing the protein MSELKRFYDVIIIGSGVGGGALANRLAETGRNILMIERGPRLPREDDNWSVDAVFHQKKYATTEEWRDKDGQSFRPSTFYYVGGNSKFFGAATLRFRREDFEDLAHEGGVAPAWPVSYDEFEPYYAVAERLMGTHGTAGIDPTEPPRSGPMPHPAIGHEPEIAFFEKKLKERGLHPFPLPIAIDYHQGGSCIRCRTCDGFACKLGAKGDAEVRLVNPALARGKGKIELVTEAFVHRLLTDPTGKKVTGVELTHGGEKKRIEADLFVSSAGAINSAALLLRSANQAHQRGIGNSMSDQLGRNYMAHNNTALMAISPFKKNRVVFQKSMAINDYYLANAEKPYPLGNIQGLGKLQGGMLTAGAAWAPEWLMSLFADRSVDWWLMSEDLPDPENRVTVDPDGRIRLSYTANNLKSHDELVKVWSRHMRSLGYPLIITNKMDIKVSMHQCGTARFGKTPETSVLDTHCKVWDVDNLYVVDASFLPSSTAVNPSLTIVAQAQRTAEHILARWGESTVTPQASQTVA; encoded by the coding sequence ATGAGTGAGTTGAAGCGATTTTACGACGTGATCATTATTGGCTCGGGCGTCGGCGGCGGCGCGCTGGCGAACCGGTTGGCAGAAACGGGCCGCAATATCCTGATGATCGAGCGCGGACCACGCTTGCCGCGTGAAGACGATAATTGGAGCGTCGATGCGGTCTTCCACCAGAAGAAATATGCAACGACAGAAGAATGGCGCGACAAGGACGGTCAGTCTTTCCGCCCCAGCACGTTTTATTATGTCGGTGGCAACAGCAAATTCTTCGGTGCGGCCACCCTGCGCTTTCGCCGGGAAGATTTTGAGGATTTGGCCCATGAAGGCGGCGTCGCACCTGCCTGGCCGGTTTCCTACGACGAGTTCGAACCCTATTATGCTGTTGCTGAACGGTTGATGGGGACGCATGGAACGGCGGGCATCGACCCGACCGAGCCGCCGCGCTCCGGCCCGATGCCACATCCAGCCATCGGCCATGAACCGGAAATCGCCTTCTTCGAAAAAAAGCTGAAAGAAAGAGGTCTGCATCCCTTTCCACTGCCGATTGCCATTGATTACCATCAGGGCGGCAGCTGTATCCGATGTCGGACCTGTGACGGCTTTGCCTGCAAGCTGGGCGCCAAGGGAGACGCCGAAGTGCGCCTCGTTAATCCGGCGCTCGCCCGTGGCAAGGGTAAAATCGAGCTTGTTACGGAAGCCTTTGTGCATCGTTTGCTGACCGATCCGACCGGTAAAAAGGTGACCGGCGTTGAGCTGACCCATGGGGGTGAAAAAAAGCGGATCGAAGCCGATCTGTTCGTCTCCAGTGCAGGGGCGATCAATTCGGCAGCCCTTTTGCTGCGATCAGCCAATCAGGCCCATCAGCGCGGCATCGGCAATAGCATGTCCGACCAGCTCGGTCGCAATTACATGGCGCATAACAATACGGCGCTGATGGCGATTTCGCCCTTTAAGAAAAACCGCGTCGTCTTTCAGAAATCCATGGCGATCAATGATTACTACCTCGCCAATGCCGAAAAACCCTATCCGCTTGGTAATATCCAGGGGCTTGGCAAATTGCAGGGGGGCATGCTGACCGCCGGTGCGGCCTGGGCGCCTGAATGGTTGATGTCATTGTTCGCCGACCGCAGTGTCGATTGGTGGCTGATGTCGGAGGATCTGCCCGATCCTGAAAACCGCGTCACCGTCGATCCGGATGGCCGCATCCGTTTGAGCTACACGGCTAATAATCTCAAATCTCACGATGAACTGGTCAAGGTCTGGTCGCGGCATATGCGCTCGCTGGGCTATCCGCTGATCATTACCAACAAGATGGATATCAAGGTATCCATGCATCAATGCGGCACTGCCCGTTTCGGCAAGACGCCAGAGACATCCGTGTTGGACACACATTGCAAGGTTTGGGACGTCGATAATCTCTATGTCGTCGATGCGTCCTTCCTGCCGTCCTCCACTGCCGTCAATCCCTCGCTGACCATTGTCGCGCAGGCGCAGCGCACCGCTGAACATATCCTCGCCCGCTGGGGCGAAAGCACCGTTACGCCACAGGCTTCGCAGACCGTGGCCTGA